One window of the Anomaloglossus baeobatrachus isolate aAnoBae1 chromosome 12, aAnoBae1.hap1, whole genome shotgun sequence genome contains the following:
- the CKB gene encoding creatine kinase B-type codes for MPFGNSHNLLKLKFTDEEEFPDLSQHNNHMAKVLTREMYNCLRDKQTPSGFTVDDVIQTGVDNPGHPYIMTVGCVAGDEETYTVFQDLLDPIIEDRHGGYKPTDMHKTDLNSDNLQGGDDLDPNYVLSSRVRTGRSVRGFCLPPHCSRGERRAVEKLSVEALSSLDGDLKGKYYALKNMTEEEQQQLIDDHFLFDKPVSPLLLASGMARDWPDARGIWHNDNKTFLVWINEEDHLRVISMQKGGNMREVFKRFCDGLTTIESLFKNKGYQFMWNQHLGYVLTCPSNLGTGLRAGVHVKLPNLSKHEKFSEILKRLRLQKRGTGGVDTAAVGGVFDVSNADRLGFSEVELVQTVVDGVKLLVEMEKHLEKGQSIDALIPAQK; via the exons ATGCCTTTCGGCAACTCTCACAACCTTCTGAAACTGAAGTTCACTGATGAAGAGGAATTCCCGGACTTGAGCCAACACAATAATCATATGGCTAAAGTATTGACTCGAGAGATGTACAACTGCCTGAGGGACAAGCAGACGCCAAGTGGATTTACTGTGGATGACGTTATTCAGACTGGGGTTGATAACCCAG GCCACCCTTATATTATGACAGTGGGATGTGTTGCTGGGGATGAAGAGACTTACACGGTGTTCCAGGACCTTCTTGACCCCATTATTGAGGACCGACATGGGGGCTACAAGCCAACAGACATGCACAAAACAGACCTCAACTCTGATAATCTGCAG GGTGGTGATGACCTGGACCCAAACTACGTTCTCAGCTCACGTGTCAGAACCGGCAGGAGCGTCCGGGGATTCTGCCTCCCACCTCACTGCAGCCGTGGAGAAAGACGAGCCGTTGAGAAGCTCTCCGTTGAAG CTCTCTCCAGCCTGGATGGTGACTTGAAAGGAAAGTACTATGCCCTGAAGAACATGACCgaggaggaacagcagcagctgatcGACGATCACTTCCTCTTTGACAAACCTGTGTCTCCTCTGCTTCTGGCCTCTGGAATGGCCCGGGATTGGCCTGACGCCAGGGGCATCTG GCACAATGACAACAAGACTTTCCTTGTCTGGATCAATGAGGAGGATCATCTCCGTGTGATCTCTATGCAGAAGGGTGGAAACATGAGGGAGGTCTTCAAGAGGTTCTGTGATGGTCTGACAACT ATTGAATCCCTATTTAAGAACAAGGGTTACCAATTCATGTGGAATCAGCACCTTGGTTATGTCTTGACCTGCCCCTCCAACCTCGGCACTGGTCTCCGTGCCGGAGTCCATGTTAAATTGCCAAATCTGAGCAAACATGAGAAGTTTTCTGAAATCTTGAAGAGGCTAAGACTGCAGAAGAGAGGAACAG GTGGCGTTGACACTGCAGCCGTCGGTGGAGTCTTTGATGTTTCGAACGCTGATCGCCTTGGCTTCTCTGAGGTGGAACTGGTTCAGACAGTGGTGGATGGTGTGAAGCTGCTCGTTGAGATGGAAAAGCATCTGGAGAAAGGCCAGTCCATCGATGCCCTCATCCCAGCACAAAAATGA